TACGGTTGACGGTGAGTACCAGCAAGTCTTCGACGTCACCTTCGACAGCCGAGGTCACAAGGTGCAACACGTCGTCTTTGCACCACAGTCCACGCTGCAGAGAATCGGCATGACCAGTGAGGACCTCGACGACATCGAAAACAAACTACCTTTCGTTCTCACCAGCGACGAGATTCCAGAATACGACATCCTCTATGTGGGTCAGCAACAGGAAGACGAGCTACACACGTACGTATTCGATATTGCACCCAAAAAAATCGAAGGGAAGAAGCGCTACTTTCAAGGCCGCATTTGGGTGGACGATCACGACTTTCAGATCGTAAAAACCTCGGGCAAGACCGTTCCTGACATCCGCAAGAAAAACCAGGAGAATCTTTTCCCCAAGTTCACTACCTGGCGACAGCAGATAGATGGACAGTATTGGTTCCCGGTTTACACCAAGGCCGATGATGCTCTGCACTTTGCTACCGGGGATGTGCAGGTGCGCGAGATCGTGAAGTACAGCAACTACCAGCGTTTTGGATCGAACGTAAAAATCACCTACGAGGGGCAGGAGCTGCCCGCGCAAGGCACTCCGCAGCAGAAGAAGCCCGCGCCTCCGCAGAATTAGCCGGTCATTCAGGATTACTGCAGTTCTACGCCGCCGGGGCCAGTGACCGCTCAGCAGCCTGCTGGATAAAGCGCTTCATCACCGTGGCCCACATTACTTTCTTGCGTATGGCGCTCTCTTTGCCGCGACGGCCTTGGGCGAACATCGCAAGCAGCGCCTTAATCTTAAGGACCCGCAGTACACCTTCCTCGGAGGGACTCACTCCGTAGGCCTCGATGAATTCGTCTTGCACCTGTCCGGTAATGCGGCGATTACAGAAGGGATATTTCTCCAGCGCCTCAACCGACGCCAAGAACATCGCCACATCGTTGAAAGAAACTCCGCGCGGAGTCATCCGCGCGTAGTCAGAAATGCCAATTCCACTCTCAGCAACGATCACATTGAGAGGCGTGAAGTCATTCAACACTGCCGAGCAGGGCACTCCTTTGCGAGTACGGGCCAGCGCCGCTCGCGCGCCAGAAACAATGGTACGGATCGCCGAGTCGTCTAAGCCTTCTCCACGGCAGCGCTCGCAAAGCGTCTCGAGTTCGCTCAACAGCGAGGAAGGATCGAGGGGTTCGACACCCTCTGAAAGCGCGCGATGATAGCCACGTAGCCACGCGCCCGCTTTACGGGCCGCGTGCTTCAGCATGTCGTTGTCGGCAAATCCGGGAAGCAGCGCCGCTTTCATAATAAGAGACTGCAGCGGCAATCCGCTGAACTTCTCAGCTACTACGGCGCCCAACTCGGTAAAGTTGCCAATCGGGCGCGGCACGCCATCGAGCTTCTTCTTCTGAAAAGCCTGATAAACACTCTGCAGGTTGCCAAATTCCCACTCGGCCATGCCGCGAGCGCCACGAGGTCCACACTTGTTGCTGCGGTACACCTTAGCCGCAACCCGCTGGTTGCCCTCGGCGAAATCCACAACCAAATCGTAAATGTAGTGATCAGGCTTAGGGGTGTGTCCAACAATCCGCACCCCCCGTGCTGGGCTACTCTGGGGGAAGTACTCGGCCCCGTTCTTCTGAAGCTCGCTAACAATATGGTCCATGACCGCTTCTGGCATTTTTTCTCCGACTCGATAAGTGTTCTGCGGCGCTATGGCAGCAACGAAACGCGTCGCCTCTGGCTGACAAGTCCCAGTACGGGACGAGCCTTACGCAGGTGCAGTTTGGGTTCCAGCTGTAACTAGGGTCGGGTTAAGCTAAGTAATTGAAAATACAATGGCTAGCAGCAAACGATGGGGTAGACTCAAATCTAAGTTCCGGAATGTGGTATCGCCATGCCCACGGTTGGCACAACCGCGTGACCTTAGTACCGAAACAAGTAACCCCACGATAGGGCACTAGTAGAAGAGATATTTACGCCACTTCGCGTCTGAGTGGCCCATCATACGCATGATGTGTCGGCTGGTATGAAGATTGAAGGAACGGGGCTCGCGCAGGAGCTTCATTCGTGCCTCGAGGGGAAACTGATTACCCTTCCGCCGGTTGCAAGGATGGCAGCATGTCACCAGGTTCTCCCAAGTGGAGGCGCCACCTCGCGAGCGCGGCACGACGTGGTCGAGCGTCAGCTCGCTTGAGGGTAGAACGGTGCCGCAATATTGGCAGCTGTTGCGGTCCCGAAGCAGGATGTTCTTTCGAGAAAGAGCCCGCGTCTGGTGCGGGATGCGGCGGTACTCGAGCAGGCGGATAACTGAAGGTACGCGCACCGCAAACCGGGCGGCGTGGAGGTAATGACCATTCTCTTCCTCCGTCATGGCCACCCCCTTCAACACCAGGACAATGGCACGCCGCGCCACACACACGTTAATGGGCTCGTAGGAGGCATTTAGAACCAGCACGGGTGCGTGCATGGCATGGGCGTCATCATGATGGTGCTCCGCCCTAAAGACCGGCTGGAGCGGGTCCCTGCCCTGATAAGCCGCCGAAATGTTTATCTCCAACGACATAATAATTCTTCAAACCCGGGCCGCCATGGCCAGCGGTCCCTCGGCGACATCCCACTCCGGTTCTACAAACGTGCTCTCTGCCTTCAGCACGCGTGCCACCGTTGCCACGAACACCTTAGTAGCTCCTGCACGTCGTAAGATGCGCGCGCACTCAGAAACCGTAGTTCCGGTGGTGAACACGTCGTCCACTAGCAGGATCTCGCGGCCCACCACCAACTCGGGATGACAAACTCGAAAAGCCCCGCGAATATTCTCTCTTCGCTGAGGACGGGTCAGACCTGTTTGCGATTCAGTCGGCCGGCAACGTTCCAGCACCGAAGCGTTCAGCTGTGGTGCGCACCCGGGGAGAACCCCATGCTTCAATGCTTCGCGTGCAATCAGTTCCGCCTGGTTGAACCCTCGTTGCCGCAGTTTACTGCGGTGCAACGGAACTGGAACCATCATCGGTTGGCTGCCGAAATGGTCATTCAGCACCGACGCTCCCTCGGCGAGCATTCTGCCCAGGACTTTTGCCGCGGGGCGGACTTGCTCATACTTAAGCAGATGAATCAGGTCTCGCAGCCCGGCGTCGTAACTGCCGTAAGCCGCCGCCCTTTCAAAAAGAGGCGCCGACCGCTCGCAGTTTCCGCATCTTGCCACCCCATCGGGTGCCAGGGCGAACTGGCTTACGAGCCGCTCCCCGCAGATGGCACAAATTAAGCCGTCAATCGGCCGCATCTCCGCCAGGCACGTTTCGCAGACCGGTAAGCGTGAAATCTTGCTGAGGGGCGCACTGCAGAGGCGGCAATCAGATGGAAACAACGCGGCAAACAAGCTGTCGGCAGCCGTTCCCAGAAGGGAACCGATTGAGGACTGCCCTTTGGAAGATTCAGCCCTGGTAGCCCGAATTAGGTCACCGGTACTGCTGAAGACGACCCTCCCGCGTCCGAAATCGGCCTGTTTTGACGATTCTTGGACGGTGTTCTATCAGTATAGCCAGCTTGTAAAGCAGGTGCAACGGAGGCGCAGCACACCAAGGTCACATGTTCAAGTCGTGCATACCCTTTCCGCTCCACCTTACTTAGAGACGCCGTGAAAGCCCGCAGACTTGTAATCCGGGTGGGCCGCGTGCTAACTTGCGCGGCTTCAGATAGTTCAGTCACCAGTAACGCAGCAGGATGAGGAGGGCGCGTGCCGCCAATTGAGGACAAAGTTTCCGAGGTCCGATTCCAGCCCTACGTCCCCCCTAATGATTCCCGGCCGGAGTTCACTCTACGGGCAGTCTTGCTGGGATCGTTCTTCGGAATCATTTTCGGCGCGGTTTCTGTTTATGTGGGACTGCGCGCCGGATTGACTGTCTCCGCCTCCATTCCCATCGCGGTACTTTCCATAAGTGTGTTGCGAGCCTTTGGTCGCGCCACCATCCTGGAAAACAACATCGTGCAGACCACGGGATCTGCGGGCGAGTCCATCGCGGCCGGCGTCATCTTCACCATGCCGGCGCTGATTTTTCTCGGCTTCTCATTGGAGTACACCCGCATTTTTCTGCTCGCCCTGATCGGCGGCTGGTTGGGCGTGTTCTTTATGATCCCGCTGCGGCGGCAATTGATTGTCAAAGAGCACGGCGTGCTTTCTTATCCGGAGGGCACGGCCTGCGCCGATGTGTTGATTGCGGGCGATCGTGGTGGATCGTTTGCTGGTCGAGTTTTTTTGGGGTTGGGACTGGGCAGCCTTTATACGTTGTTCCAGAATGAGAACCTGGTCGCCGCTTGGCCTGGCACTCCCACCTACAACCCAAGTTGGTTCCCGGGAAGTTCGCTTCGCGCCAACACCACTTCGGAATATCTGGGCGTGGGCTACATTATTGGGCCGCGAGTAGCGGGTGTACTCTTTGCCGGCGGAGTTTTTTCCTGGCTGGTGATGATGCCAGCAATAAAGTTCTTCGGCAGCCATCTGCCGGGCGCCATCTATCCCGGCACTGTACCGATTGCACAAATGAGTCCGGATGAACTTTGGACTACCTATGTCCGGCCGATAGGCGCGGGCGCGGTGGCAGCCGCCGGCTTAATAACTCTGATTAAGACCATCCCCACAATTGTTTCGGCATTGCGGGCTGGAACTAAAGACCTGGGCAAAACTGGGAAAGCTGGAGGTGGACGTCTGAGGACCGAAGACGATCTACCGACATGGTTTTCCCTCGGCGGCTCGATATTGCTCGTGCTCGCCATGTGGGCGATGCTGACCTTCAAACCTGTTCCCGGCGCCTATACTTCGATCGGTGCAAACCTGCTGGCATCCGTCTTTGTTGTGATCTTTGGATTCCTGTTCGTCACCGTCTCTTCGCGCATCGTGGGCCTCATCGGCAACTCGGCCAATCCGATCTCCGGTATGACGATTGCCACTCTGATGGCCACAGCCGCGATTTTTCTGGCGCTGGGCTGGACAAGTCCAGCATTTGGCGCCCTTGCGATTGCAGTTGGCGGGGTAGTTTGCATAGCCTCGGCGAATGCGGGCAATACCTCTCAGGATTTGAAGACCGGCTTTCTTGTCGGCGCCACACCCCGAAAGCAGCAGGTCGCGCTTCTAATCGGGGTCCTGGCTTCGACCTTCGTCATTGGGCTGACTCTGATCGGCATGAACAAAGGGCTGGAGGAGTTCAAGACATTGAATCGCCCCATTGACGTCAACAATCTGCCGCAAGGAGTGGTGGTGGAAGACCATGACTTTTATCGCGAGCAAATGTCGGTGACAACACCACAAGGCGAAACTCGCCAGCAAGGCAAGCACTACTGGCTGCTGAACTCACTGGGCTCTCCGTCGCTGGGCGATGGCAAGTATCTCTACAACTCAAATACTGGACAGATCGAAGTCCAGTGGATCCAGGGAATCGGCAGCGCGCGAGCGGCCGCTCCACAAGCGCGCCTGATGGCCACCGTAATTAACGGAATTCTCAGCCGCAAGCTGCCGTGGGGACTCGTGCTGCTCGGCGTCTTTCTGGTGGTCGCGGTCGAATTGCTGGGAATCCGTTCGCTGGCTTTTGCCGTGGGATCGTATCTTTCCATCGCAACCACGTCCGCCATTTTCTGCGGTGGTGTGGCGCGCTGGCTTGTGGAACGCGGCCAGGAATCCCACGAAGAAAGTGAGGTCAGCCCCGGCTCGCTCTATGCTAGCGGACTCATCGCAGCTGGCGGCATCGTCGGGCTACTCGGTATCGCTCTGAAACTGGTGGAGAGTACGGGAAAGATCAAGGAGAACGCGCTTACTCTGCACCTCTTTGGGCCTGGCACCACCGGCAATGTGGTCGCAGTGATTGCTTTCGTAGCGCTGGCTGCGTCTCTGTTCTATTTTGCTCGGAAGCCATTGCAGGGGCCGGCGCCAAGAAAATAAATTCGGCAGCGCCCGTAATTCTGTTCTCGTGTCAATCGCTGAAAACATTCATGACGTGCAGCAGCGAATCGCCGCCGCCGCTCGCAGTGCGGGGAGGCCTGCGGATTCCGTGGCCTTGATGGCGGTGACTAAAACCTGGGGGCCGGAGGCGATCATGGCTGCTTACGACGCGGGCCTTAGGTTGTTTGGCGAAAATCGGGTGCAGGAGTTCGCAGGCAAGGTTGATGCCATGCGTCATCTCTCCGGCGCTGAGTGGCACATGATCGGCCATTTGCAAAGCAACAAAGCCAGCAAGGCTGCCGAACTATTCTCGGGTATTGATTCGCTTGACTCGCTGCACTTGGCGGAAAAGCTTAACGGCGCGGGCGCCAAGCTCAACCGGCGGCTGCCCGTGCTCATCGAAATCAACCTGGGTGGCGAATCCGCCAAAACTGGCGTTGCGCCCGGCTCTCCAGAGCTGGAAAGCTTGTTGCAGGCTGGGTCGCGGATGCCGCACCTGGAAATTCGCGGGTTGATGACCATCCCGCCCTTCACCGAAGATCTTCAGCAGGCGCGTCCGTATTTTCGCCGGCTGAGAGAATTGCGGGACGAAATCGCTGCGCGCCAATTGTCCGGCGTCGGAATGCAGGTACTCTCCATGGGCATGTCGCACGATTTTGAGGTAGCGATCGAGGAAGGCTCTACTTGTGTGCGCGTGGGCACAGCAATTTTTGGCGAAAGAAGTAAGCCGTAAACATGCATGAAGCCAAATTTTCACACCAATATTCCGTGGTCGAAGCTTGATCCTCATCAACCAGACTCCAGCCGGAGTTACGTTTGCGGTTAAGCTGCATCCACGCGCCAGGAAGAATGCCATCACCGGCGAAGTTGGCGACTCGCTCAAATTGTCGCTGACCGCACCGCCGGTTGAAGGTCAAGCGAACGAAGCTTGTATTGCTTTTCTGGCAAAGTTGTTGGCGATACCGCGCCCGTCAGTTACCATAGCCGCCGGTGCGACCAGTCGCCGGAAGTTGATTCGCGTAACAGGCCTTTCGGCCGAGCAGGTGCGGAGCCGGTTGCAATTGTAGGAATGGTCCGGCACCTAGATTTCTAACCTGAATGCTCTACGCCATCGTTCTCTCCATCATCGTCGTAGTCCTCCTGACGGTCAGTATTACCCGCATTCATACTGTCAAAACGAAAGCCGACTACCTGGTTGCCGGCCGGAGCTTGCCGGCCTACGTGCTGGTGTTCACCCTGCTTTCCTCGTGGATCGGCGCAGGCAGCCTGTTTGCGGGCGCGGAGAACGCATTCAAGAACGGATTCGCCGCACTCTGGCAGCCCGCGGGGGGTTGGGCAGGTCTGCTGATTATCTATTTCGTCGCACCTCGGGCGCGCAAATTCGCCCAGTTCACCGTGCCCGATCTACTGGAGACGCGCTACAACGCCACTGCTCGTGTGCTGGGGA
This genomic stretch from Terriglobales bacterium harbors:
- a CDS encoding HNH endonuclease, which translates into the protein MSLEINISAAYQGRDPLQPVFRAEHHHDDAHAMHAPVLVLNASYEPINVCVARRAIVLVLKGVAMTEEENGHYLHAARFAVRVPSVIRLLEYRRIPHQTRALSRKNILLRDRNSCQYCGTVLPSSELTLDHVVPRSRGGASTWENLVTCCHPCNRRKGNQFPLEARMKLLREPRSFNLHTSRHIMRMMGHSDAKWRKYLFY
- a CDS encoding ComF family protein, translated to MFAALFPSDCRLCSAPLSKISRLPVCETCLAEMRPIDGLICAICGERLVSQFALAPDGVARCGNCERSAPLFERAAAYGSYDAGLRDLIHLLKYEQVRPAAKVLGRMLAEGASVLNDHFGSQPMMVPVPLHRSKLRQRGFNQAELIAREALKHGVLPGCAPQLNASVLERCRPTESQTGLTRPQRRENIRGAFRVCHPELVVGREILLVDDVFTTGTTVSECARILRRAGATKVFVATVARVLKAESTFVEPEWDVAEGPLAMAARV
- a CDS encoding oligopeptide transporter, OPT family, with the translated sequence MPPIEDKVSEVRFQPYVPPNDSRPEFTLRAVLLGSFFGIIFGAVSVYVGLRAGLTVSASIPIAVLSISVLRAFGRATILENNIVQTTGSAGESIAAGVIFTMPALIFLGFSLEYTRIFLLALIGGWLGVFFMIPLRRQLIVKEHGVLSYPEGTACADVLIAGDRGGSFAGRVFLGLGLGSLYTLFQNENLVAAWPGTPTYNPSWFPGSSLRANTTSEYLGVGYIIGPRVAGVLFAGGVFSWLVMMPAIKFFGSHLPGAIYPGTVPIAQMSPDELWTTYVRPIGAGAVAAAGLITLIKTIPTIVSALRAGTKDLGKTGKAGGGRLRTEDDLPTWFSLGGSILLVLAMWAMLTFKPVPGAYTSIGANLLASVFVVIFGFLFVTVSSRIVGLIGNSANPISGMTIATLMATAAIFLALGWTSPAFGALAIAVGGVVCIASANAGNTSQDLKTGFLVGATPRKQQVALLIGVLASTFVIGLTLIGMNKGLEEFKTLNRPIDVNNLPQGVVVEDHDFYREQMSVTTPQGETRQQGKHYWLLNSLGSPSLGDGKYLYNSNTGQIEVQWIQGIGSARAAAPQARLMATVINGILSRKLPWGLVLLGVFLVVAVELLGIRSLAFAVGSYLSIATTSAIFCGGVARWLVERGQESHEESEVSPGSLYASGLIAAGGIVGLLGIALKLVESTGKIKENALTLHLFGPGTTGNVVAVIAFVALAASLFYFARKPLQGPAPRK
- a CDS encoding YggS family pyridoxal phosphate-dependent enzyme: MSIAENIHDVQQRIAAAARSAGRPADSVALMAVTKTWGPEAIMAAYDAGLRLFGENRVQEFAGKVDAMRHLSGAEWHMIGHLQSNKASKAAELFSGIDSLDSLHLAEKLNGAGAKLNRRLPVLIEINLGGESAKTGVAPGSPELESLLQAGSRMPHLEIRGLMTIPPFTEDLQQARPYFRRLRELRDEIAARQLSGVGMQVLSMGMSHDFEVAIEEGSTCVRVGTAIFGERSKP
- a CDS encoding DUF167 domain-containing protein yields the protein MILINQTPAGVTFAVKLHPRARKNAITGEVGDSLKLSLTAPPVEGQANEACIAFLAKLLAIPRPSVTIAAGATSRRKLIRVTGLSAEQVRSRLQL